A stretch of the Euleptes europaea isolate rEulEur1 chromosome 14, rEulEur1.hap1, whole genome shotgun sequence genome encodes the following:
- the CDCA2 gene encoding cell division cycle-associated protein 2 translates to MALNNLESPPPVDKPILLGNANYVTPNKCEGETKANCEMINQTTPSIDFSVLTAADFGITPDSFTNHSGKRWRGGVKSILKKLRRQSTIGIRGSPENNALIRYIAHRKRIKTDDPPSQATPFQRNVLLKDKIAAFQSSFEPLKEAAEEIIHIPYTSKKADTRSHEQLQVGPSEFKAVGLEETLNCKSTNGEKNSTNIQKIPVLHPNTIESRCLPLEATPAAGISKTACGIQFQNTNEILKNNATSQQSCKKVRFAQKQSLEIFDETKPPVTPLQKGCFPSTYHDSSCLRSVLKKTPVKKAEGGKGSFIHSSENSVHEIVKGFDSRTLTCKYVTERSSRPIDKMEAHSKELAVEVFDALQPVATPVCSEEATFGPPGTRIDSSFVIIPIKNTLVQPNFDSDDDLQETLDVISTDESVVSSRDLEDKVAITTSTTSEINPSMPSSEYLQVSRRKAFGKRRRKKKAQKVFHGHYETVSKKPLLSPIPEMTEEISLPPSYQSTPESSVSILDRSCCSSIHETPEKTNSTLHSREEDGNCLQSNLSAVTEDAVLDTVSCSSLQLQDAVLNDTQITFPSEPPGNDSFKTLNNTVNVQVLKSNYSSESEKELGLLNLQGTGEKTSQEASLLIADSAVEQLSGGDICMNFKRFPRRSRRITHYLPSIEDLQSETPRNNPCVPRGSMEELPCTPPTVNNSGFLNEVMCAIEESFRSVTSSTQKRVRRSMRLLKDTGSEGLTWISVPTNDSVNQALVGSTRRARRQSYNLCHPESEILHQKQENLVQSLLPVTEQKSTHTGVEHCRPRKKRKSICF, encoded by the exons TCTGTTCTGACAGCAGCTGATTTTGGAATTACACCAGACTCTTTTACAAACCATTCAGGTAAGAGATGGAGAG GGGGGGTCAAgagcatattaaaaaaattaaggcgGCAGTCTACAATTGGAATACGGGGTTCTCCAGAAAATAATGCTCTTATCAGATACATTGCTCACCGAAAGAGAATAAAGACTGACGATCCTCCCTCACAG GCCACTCCTTTTCAACGAAATGTTTTATTGAAGGATAAAATAGCTGCCTTCCAGTCATCCTTTGAGCCACTTAAAGAAGCTGCGGAAGAAATTATCCATATACCCTACACCT CTAAGAAAGCTGACACAAGATCACATGAACAGTTGCAAGTGGGACCATCAGAATTTAAGGCAGTTGGTCTTGAGGAAACCCTAAACTGTAAATCCACTAATGGAGAAAAAAATTCAACTAATATCCAG AAAATTCCAGTCTTGCACCCAAATACTATAGAATCTCGATGTTTACCATTGGAAGCTACTCCAGCTGCAGGCATCTCAAAGACAGCATGTG GTATCCAGTTTCAAAACACTAATGAAATTTTAAAGAACAATGCCACATCACAACAAAGCTGTAAGAAGGTCAGATTTGCACAGAAACAGAGCTTGGAAATATTTGATGAAACTAAGCCACCCGTTACCCCGCTGCAGAAAGGATGCTTTCCTTCCACATACCACGATAGCTCATGTCTTCGTTCTGTTCTGAAGAAAACACCAGTAAAGAAAGCTGAAGGCGGGAAG GGAAGCTTCATTCACTCAAGTGAAAATTCAGTGCATGAAATAGTCAAAGGGTTTGACAGCAGAACTTTAACATGCAAATATGTTACAGAAAGAAGTTCCAGACCAATAGACAAAATGGAGGCACACAGTAAAGAGCTGGCCGTGGAAGTATTTGATGCACTTCAACCTGTAGCTACTCCAGTATGTAGTGAAGAAGCCACATTCGGTCCACCTGGAACAAGAATTGACAGCTCTTTTGTCATAATTCCCATCAAAAACACCTTGGTCCAACCAAATTTTGACAGTGATGAT GACCTTCAAGAGACGTTAGATGTAATTTCCACAGATGAATCTGTTGTGAGCTCACGTGATCTGGAAGATAAAG tggccatcactacatccactacCAGTGAAATAAATCCTTCTATGCCATCTTCTGAATATTTGCAGGTGTCTAGGCGCAAAGCAtttggaaagagaagaaggaaaaaaaaggcaCAGAAAGTATTTCATGGACATTATGAAACTGTATCTAAGAAGCCTCTCTTGAGTCCAATTCCTGAGATGACGGAAGagatctccctccctccatcttaTCAAAGCACACCAGAGTCATCAGTTTCCATCTTAG ATCGTTCTTGCTGCAGCAGCATCCATGAAACACCTGAAAAGACAAATAGCACATTGCATAGTAGAGAAGAGGATGGCAACTGCCTGCAATCTAATCTGAGTGCTGTGACAGAAGATGCTGTACTTGACACTGTATCATGCTCATCCTTACAATTGCAAGATGCTGTTCTGAATGACACACAAATCACATTTCCTTCGGAGCCACCTGGTAACGATTCTTTCAAAACCTTAAACAATACCGTAAATGTACAGGTGCTGAAAAGCAACTATTCAAGTGAGAGTGAaaaggaactagggttgctaaaTCTGCAAGGAACTGGTGAAAAAACCAGTCAAGAAGCTTCACTTCTCATTGCAGATTCTGCAGTAGAGCAGCTGAGTGGAGGTGACATCTGCATGAACTTTAAAAGATTTCCAAGGAGGAGCAGAAGAATCACCCACTACCTCCCCAGTATTGAGGATCTTCAATCTGAAACGCCTAGAAACAACCCCTGTGTTCCTAGGGGTAGCATGGAAGAACTACCTTGTACACCTCCAACAGTAAACAATTCTGGATTCTTAAATGAAGTAATGTGCGCTATAGAGGAATCTTTCAGAAGCGTAACCAGTAGCACTCAAAAAAGGGTGAGACGCAGCATGAGGCTGCTTAAAGATACAGGAAGTGAAGGCCTCACATGGATTTCAGTACCTACTAATGATTCTGTGAATCAGGCTCTGGTGGGTTCTACTCGCAGAGCCAGGAGACAGTCATATAACCTCTGCCATCCAGAATCAGAGATACTTCATCAAAAGCAAGAAAACTTGGTCCAGAGTCTTTTGCCAGTGACAGAACAGAAAAGCACTCATACTGGAGTGGAGCATTGCAGaccaaggaaaaaaaggaagagcaTTTGTTTCTAG